A stretch of Physeter macrocephalus isolate SW-GA chromosome 8, ASM283717v5, whole genome shotgun sequence DNA encodes these proteins:
- the SCAF4 gene encoding SR-related and CTD-associated factor 4 isoform X3, with product MDAVNAFNQELFSLMDMKPPISRAKMILITKAAIKAIKLYKHVVQIVEKFIKKCKPEYKVPGLYVIDSIVRQSRHQFGTDKDVFGPRFSKNITATFQYLYLCPSEDKSKIVRVLNLWQKNGVFKIEIIQPLLDMAAGTSNAAPVTENVTNNEGSPPPPVKVSSEPSQATTNSIPAVPQLPSSDAFAAVAQLFQTTQGQQQILQTFQQPPKPQSPAIDNAVMAQVQAITAQLKTAPTQPPEQKAAFPQPEQKTAFDKKLLDRFDYDDEPEAVEESKKEDAAAAAATAAATAPAAAAAPPAPAAAVPSVAATAASPPQAPFGFPGDGMQQPAYTQHQNMDQFQPRMMAIQQDPVHHQVPLPPNGQMPGFGLLPTPPFPPMAQSVIPPTPPVQQPFQTSFQAQSEPLTQKAHQEMEVEQPCIQEVKRHLSDNRKSRSRSASRSPKRRRSRSGSRSRRSRHRRSRSRSRDRRRHSPRSRSQERRDREKERERRQKGLPQIKPETASVCSTTLWVGQLDKRTTQQDVASLLEEFGPIESINMIPPRGCAYIVMVHRQDAYRALQKLSRGNYKVNQKSIKIAWALNKGIKADYKQYWDVELGVTYIPWDKVKPEELESFCEGGMLDSDTLNPDWKGIPKKHENEVAQNGGAETSHTEPVSPIPKPLPVPVPPIPVPAPITVPPPQVPPHQPGPPVVGALQPPTFTPPLGIPPPGFGPGVPPPPPPPPFLRPGFNPMHLPPGFLPPGPPPPITPPVSIPPPHTPPINIPNSTIAGINEDTTKDLSIGNPIPTVVSGARGNAESGDSVKMYGSAVPPAAPTNLPTPPVTQPVSLLGTQGVAPGPVIGLQAPSTGLLGARPGLIPLQRPPGMPPPHLPRFPLMPPRPMPPHMMHRGPPPGPGGFGMPPPHGMKGPYPPHGPFVRPGGVPGLGGPGPGPGGPEDRDGRQPPPQQPPPAPQPQQQPPTQPPQPPPTQPQPFRNDNRQQFTSGRDQERFGRRSFGNRVENDRERYGNRNDDRENSNRERREWGRRSPERDRHRDLEERNRRSSGHRDRERDSRDRESRREKEENRGKEKPEVTDRAGGNKTVEPPISQVGNVDTVSELDKGESESAVVKPSEELPAEATSSVEPEKDSGSAAEAPR from the exons ctcTTTTCACTTATGGATATGAAACCTCCCATCTCTCGAGCCAAGATGATTCTCATCACGAAAGCTGCTATTAAAGCTATTAAG ctTTATAAGCATGTAGTTCAAATAGTAGAAAAGTTCATCAAAAAG TGTAAACCAGAATACAAGGTTCCGGGATTATATGTAATCGACTCAATTGTGAGACAGTCTCGTCATCAGTTTGGAACTGATAAAGATGTTTTTGGGCCAAGATTCTCTAAAAACATAACTGCCACATTCCAATATTTGTATCTTTGTCCATCTGAAGAtaag AGTAAAATAGTTCGTGTGCTGAACCTTTGGCAAAAAAATGGAGTATTCAAAATTGAAATTATTCAACCGCTTTTGGACATGGCAGCAGGAACCAGTAATGCCGCCCCAGTAACAGAAAATGTTACTAATAATGAAG gttcaCCTCCACCTCCAGTTAAAGTTTCTTCTGAACCCTCACAAGCCACTACAAACTCCATACCAGCTGTACCACAGTTGCCCAGCTCTGATGCTTTTGCTGCTGTGGCCCAACTGTTTCAGACAACTCAAGGTCAACAG CAGATCCTTCAGACTTTTCAACAGCCTCCAAAACCACAGTCTCCCGCCATTGACAATGCTGTGATGGCTCAGGTTCAGGCTATCACAGCTCAGTTAAAGACAGCTCCTACACAACCACCTGAACAAAAAGCTGCTTTCCCCCAACCTGAACAAAAAACTGCATTTGACAAG AAGCTACTTGATAGATTTGATTATGATGATGAGCCAGAAGCTGTGGAAGAATCAAAGAAAGAAGatgctgccgccgccgctgccacCGCTGCCGCCAcagcacctgctgctgctgctgcgccccctgcacctgctgctgctgtgccTTCTGTTGCTGCAACCGCTGCTTCTCCTCCACAGGCACCCTT TGGATTTCCTGGAGATGGCATGCAGCAACCAGCATATACCCAGCACCAAAACATGGATCAGTTTCAACCTCGAATGATGGCAATACAGCAGGATCCAGTGCACCATCAG gttcCACTTCCTCCTAATGGACAGATGCCAGGATTTGGCCTTCTTCCTACACCTCCATTTCCTCCCATGGCTCAGTCcgtgattcctccaactccaccCGTGCAGCAGCCTTTCCAAACTTCCTTTCAGGCACAAAGTGAACCACTTACACAAAAAGCACATCAG gaaatggaagTAGAACAACCTTGTATTCAAGAGGTTAAGCGGCACCTGTCCGATAACAGAAAGTCAAGATCTAGATCAGCGTCCAG GTCACCAAAAAGGAGACGATCTCGATCTGGTTCTAGATCTCGAAGGTCTCGTCATCGACGTTCTCGATCTCGGTCCAGAGATAGACGCCGACATTCTCCTAGATCTCGATCCCAAGAAAGAAGGGAtcgggaaaaagaaagagagcgcCGACAAAAAGGCCTTCCTCAAATCAAACCAGAAACTGCTAGTG tttgtaGTACTACACTCTGGGTGGGACAGCTGGACAAAAGGACTACTCAGCAGGATGTTGCCAGTCTCTTAGAAGAATTTGGTCCAATTGAATCAATTAAT ATGATTCCTCCCAGAGGTTGTGCCTATATTGTTATGGTTCATAGGCAAGATGCTTACCGTGCCCTGCAGAAACTGAGCCGAGGAAACTATAAAGTGAACCAGAAATCCATAAAG ATTGCCTGGGCCTTAAACAAAGGAATAAAGGCAGATTATAAGCAGTATTGGGATGTAGAACTTGGTGTTACTTATATTCCGTGGGACAAAGTCAAGCCTGAAGAACTGGAGAGTTTTTGTGAAGGAGGAATGTTGGACAGTGATACACTTAATCCAG ATTGGAAGGGAATTCCCAAAAAGCATGAAAATGAAGTTGCTCAAAATGGAGGGGCAGAAACCTCACACACAGAACCAGTTTCACCCATACCTAAGCCTTTACCTGTGCCTGTCCCACCTATTCCTGTTCCTGCACCTATAACAGTACCACCTCCACAG GTCCCACCACATCAGCCGGGACCTCCTGTAGTTGGTGCTCTCCAGCCACCCACTTTCACGCCTCCTTTGGGAATTCCCCCTCCAGGCTTTGGTCCTGgtgttcctcctcctccacctcctccaccatTTTTGCGCCCAGGATTCAACCCAATGCATTTACCACCAG gTTTTCTTCCTCCTGGACCCCCACCTCCTATAACTCCACCAGTATCCATTCCTCCTCCTCACACTCCACCAATAAACATCCCAAACT CTACTATCGCTGGTATAAATGAAGACACTACAAAAGACTTATCTATTGGAAATCCCATTCCAACAGTGGTGTCTGGGGCTAGAGGAAACGCCGAGTCTGGTGACAGTGTGAAAATGTATGGTTCTGCTGTGCCACCTGCTGCACCCACGAATCTGCCCACCCCTCCTGTAACCCAGCCTGTTTCACTTCTTG GTACTCAAGGAGTTGCACCTGGCCCTGTAATTGGGCTCCAAGCCCCATCCACTGGTCTTCTTGGTGCCCGACCCGGCCTGATCCCACTCCAGCGCCCGCCAGGAATGCCTCCACCTCACCTGCCACGCTTCCCTTTGATGCCGCCTCGTCCCATGCCTCCGCATATGATGCATAGAGGTCCGCCACCAGGCCCCGGGGGCTTCGGGATGCCTCCGCCTCATGGAATGAAAGGTCCCTATCCTCCCCACGGCCCCTTTGTCCGGCCCGGTGGAGTGCCAGGGCTCGggggcccagggccaggcccaggggGTCCCGAGGACAGAGACGGAAGGCAGCCGCCGCCGCAGCAGCCGCCGCCGGCACCGCAGCCGCAGCAACAGCCGCCGACGCAGCCACCGCAGCCGCCGCCGACGCAGCCACAGCCGTTTAGAAACGATAACAGGCAGCAGTTCACTTCAGGTAGAGACCAAGAAAGGTTTGGAAGAAGATCTTTTGGAAATAGGGTGGAAAATGACCGGGAACGGTATGGGAACCGTAATGATGATAGAGAGAATAGTAATCGTGAAAGGAGAGAGTGGGGAAGAAGGAGCCCTGAGCGGGACAGGCACAGAGACTTGGAAGAGAGGAATAGACGCTCTAGTGGGCAtcgagacagagagagagattctaGAGATAGAGAGTCTCgtagagagaaggaggaaaaccGAGGCAAGGAGAAGCCCGAGGTGACAGACAGGGCAGGCGGTAACAAAACCGTTGAACCTCCCATTAGCCAAGTGGGAAATGTAGACACTGTTTCAGAACTTGATAAGGGGGAGTCTGAGTCTGCAGTTGTAAAACCTTCTGAAGAGTTACCTGCTGAGGCTACCTCATCCGTTGAACCTGAAAAGGATTCTGGCTCAGCAGCCGAGGCTCCTCGTTAG
- the SCAF4 gene encoding SR-related and CTD-associated factor 4 isoform X2: MDAVNAFNQELFSLMDMKPPISRAKMILITKAAIKAIKLYKHVVQIVEKFIKKCKPEYKVPGLYVIDSIVRQSRHQFGTDKDVFGPRFSKNITATFQYLYLCPSEDKSKIVRVLNLWQKNGVFKIEIIQPLLDMAAGTSNAAPVTENVTNNEGSPPPPVKVSSEPSQATTNSIPAVPQLPSSDAFAAVAQLFQTTQGQQLQQILQTFQQPPKPQSPAIDNAVMAQVQAITAQLKTAPTQPPEQKAAFPQPEQKTAFDKLLDRFDYDDEPEAVEESKKEDAAAAAATAAATAPAAAAAPPAPAAAVPSVAATAASPPQAPFGFPGDGMQQPAYTQHQNMDQFQPRMMAIQQDPVHHQVPLPPNGQMPGFGLLPTPPFPPMAQSVIPPTPPVQQPFQTSFQAQSEPLTQKAHQEMEVEQPCIQEVKRHLSDNRKSRSRSASRSPKRRRSRSGSRSRRSRHRRSRSRSRDRRRHSPRSRSQERRDREKERERRQKGLPQIKPETASVCSTTLWVGQLDKRTTQQDVASLLEEFGPIESINMIPPRGCAYIVMVHRQDAYRALQKLSRGNYKVNQKSIKIAWALNKGIKADYKQYWDVELGVTYIPWDKVKPEELESFCEGGMLDSDTLNPDWKGIPKKHENEVAQNGGAETSHTEPVSPIPKPLPVPVPPIPVPAPITVPPPQVPPHQPGPPVVGALQPPTFTPPLGIPPPGFGPGVPPPPPPPPFLRPGFNPMHLPPGFLPPGPPPPITPPVSIPPPHTPPINIPNSTIAGINEDTTKDLSIGNPIPTVVSGARGNAESGDSVKMYGSAVPPAAPTNLPTPPVTQPVSLLGTQGVAPGPVIGLQAPSTGLLGARPGLIPLQRPPGMPPPHLPRFPLMPPRPMPPHMMHRGPPPGPGGFGMPPPHGMKGPYPPHGPFVRPGGVPGLGGPGPGPGGPEDRDGRQPPPQQPPPAPQPQQQPPTQPPQPPPTQPQPFRNDNRQQFTSGRDQERFGRRSFGNRVENDRERYGNRNDDRENSNRERREWGRRSPERDRHRDLEERNRRSSGHRDRERDSRDRESRREKEENRGKEKPEVTDRAGGNKTVEPPISQVGNVDTVSELDKGESESAVVKPSEELPAEATSSVEPEKDSGSAAEAPR, translated from the exons ctcTTTTCACTTATGGATATGAAACCTCCCATCTCTCGAGCCAAGATGATTCTCATCACGAAAGCTGCTATTAAAGCTATTAAG ctTTATAAGCATGTAGTTCAAATAGTAGAAAAGTTCATCAAAAAG TGTAAACCAGAATACAAGGTTCCGGGATTATATGTAATCGACTCAATTGTGAGACAGTCTCGTCATCAGTTTGGAACTGATAAAGATGTTTTTGGGCCAAGATTCTCTAAAAACATAACTGCCACATTCCAATATTTGTATCTTTGTCCATCTGAAGAtaag AGTAAAATAGTTCGTGTGCTGAACCTTTGGCAAAAAAATGGAGTATTCAAAATTGAAATTATTCAACCGCTTTTGGACATGGCAGCAGGAACCAGTAATGCCGCCCCAGTAACAGAAAATGTTACTAATAATGAAG gttcaCCTCCACCTCCAGTTAAAGTTTCTTCTGAACCCTCACAAGCCACTACAAACTCCATACCAGCTGTACCACAGTTGCCCAGCTCTGATGCTTTTGCTGCTGTGGCCCAACTGTTTCAGACAACTCAAGGTCAACAG CTTCAGCAGATCCTTCAGACTTTTCAACAGCCTCCAAAACCACAGTCTCCCGCCATTGACAATGCTGTGATGGCTCAGGTTCAGGCTATCACAGCTCAGTTAAAGACAGCTCCTACACAACCACCTGAACAAAAAGCTGCTTTCCCCCAACCTGAACAAAAAACTGCATTTGACAAG CTACTTGATAGATTTGATTATGATGATGAGCCAGAAGCTGTGGAAGAATCAAAGAAAGAAGatgctgccgccgccgctgccacCGCTGCCGCCAcagcacctgctgctgctgctgcgccccctgcacctgctgctgctgtgccTTCTGTTGCTGCAACCGCTGCTTCTCCTCCACAGGCACCCTT TGGATTTCCTGGAGATGGCATGCAGCAACCAGCATATACCCAGCACCAAAACATGGATCAGTTTCAACCTCGAATGATGGCAATACAGCAGGATCCAGTGCACCATCAG gttcCACTTCCTCCTAATGGACAGATGCCAGGATTTGGCCTTCTTCCTACACCTCCATTTCCTCCCATGGCTCAGTCcgtgattcctccaactccaccCGTGCAGCAGCCTTTCCAAACTTCCTTTCAGGCACAAAGTGAACCACTTACACAAAAAGCACATCAG gaaatggaagTAGAACAACCTTGTATTCAAGAGGTTAAGCGGCACCTGTCCGATAACAGAAAGTCAAGATCTAGATCAGCGTCCAG GTCACCAAAAAGGAGACGATCTCGATCTGGTTCTAGATCTCGAAGGTCTCGTCATCGACGTTCTCGATCTCGGTCCAGAGATAGACGCCGACATTCTCCTAGATCTCGATCCCAAGAAAGAAGGGAtcgggaaaaagaaagagagcgcCGACAAAAAGGCCTTCCTCAAATCAAACCAGAAACTGCTAGTG tttgtaGTACTACACTCTGGGTGGGACAGCTGGACAAAAGGACTACTCAGCAGGATGTTGCCAGTCTCTTAGAAGAATTTGGTCCAATTGAATCAATTAAT ATGATTCCTCCCAGAGGTTGTGCCTATATTGTTATGGTTCATAGGCAAGATGCTTACCGTGCCCTGCAGAAACTGAGCCGAGGAAACTATAAAGTGAACCAGAAATCCATAAAG ATTGCCTGGGCCTTAAACAAAGGAATAAAGGCAGATTATAAGCAGTATTGGGATGTAGAACTTGGTGTTACTTATATTCCGTGGGACAAAGTCAAGCCTGAAGAACTGGAGAGTTTTTGTGAAGGAGGAATGTTGGACAGTGATACACTTAATCCAG ATTGGAAGGGAATTCCCAAAAAGCATGAAAATGAAGTTGCTCAAAATGGAGGGGCAGAAACCTCACACACAGAACCAGTTTCACCCATACCTAAGCCTTTACCTGTGCCTGTCCCACCTATTCCTGTTCCTGCACCTATAACAGTACCACCTCCACAG GTCCCACCACATCAGCCGGGACCTCCTGTAGTTGGTGCTCTCCAGCCACCCACTTTCACGCCTCCTTTGGGAATTCCCCCTCCAGGCTTTGGTCCTGgtgttcctcctcctccacctcctccaccatTTTTGCGCCCAGGATTCAACCCAATGCATTTACCACCAG gTTTTCTTCCTCCTGGACCCCCACCTCCTATAACTCCACCAGTATCCATTCCTCCTCCTCACACTCCACCAATAAACATCCCAAACT CTACTATCGCTGGTATAAATGAAGACACTACAAAAGACTTATCTATTGGAAATCCCATTCCAACAGTGGTGTCTGGGGCTAGAGGAAACGCCGAGTCTGGTGACAGTGTGAAAATGTATGGTTCTGCTGTGCCACCTGCTGCACCCACGAATCTGCCCACCCCTCCTGTAACCCAGCCTGTTTCACTTCTTG GTACTCAAGGAGTTGCACCTGGCCCTGTAATTGGGCTCCAAGCCCCATCCACTGGTCTTCTTGGTGCCCGACCCGGCCTGATCCCACTCCAGCGCCCGCCAGGAATGCCTCCACCTCACCTGCCACGCTTCCCTTTGATGCCGCCTCGTCCCATGCCTCCGCATATGATGCATAGAGGTCCGCCACCAGGCCCCGGGGGCTTCGGGATGCCTCCGCCTCATGGAATGAAAGGTCCCTATCCTCCCCACGGCCCCTTTGTCCGGCCCGGTGGAGTGCCAGGGCTCGggggcccagggccaggcccaggggGTCCCGAGGACAGAGACGGAAGGCAGCCGCCGCCGCAGCAGCCGCCGCCGGCACCGCAGCCGCAGCAACAGCCGCCGACGCAGCCACCGCAGCCGCCGCCGACGCAGCCACAGCCGTTTAGAAACGATAACAGGCAGCAGTTCACTTCAGGTAGAGACCAAGAAAGGTTTGGAAGAAGATCTTTTGGAAATAGGGTGGAAAATGACCGGGAACGGTATGGGAACCGTAATGATGATAGAGAGAATAGTAATCGTGAAAGGAGAGAGTGGGGAAGAAGGAGCCCTGAGCGGGACAGGCACAGAGACTTGGAAGAGAGGAATAGACGCTCTAGTGGGCAtcgagacagagagagagattctaGAGATAGAGAGTCTCgtagagagaaggaggaaaaccGAGGCAAGGAGAAGCCCGAGGTGACAGACAGGGCAGGCGGTAACAAAACCGTTGAACCTCCCATTAGCCAAGTGGGAAATGTAGACACTGTTTCAGAACTTGATAAGGGGGAGTCTGAGTCTGCAGTTGTAAAACCTTCTGAAGAGTTACCTGCTGAGGCTACCTCATCCGTTGAACCTGAAAAGGATTCTGGCTCAGCAGCCGAGGCTCCTCGTTAG
- the SCAF4 gene encoding SR-related and CTD-associated factor 4 isoform X4 codes for MDAVNAFNQELFSLMDMKPPISRAKMILITKAAIKAIKLYKHVVQIVEKFIKKCKPEYKVPGLYVIDSIVRQSRHQFGTDKDVFGPRFSKNITATFQYLYLCPSEDKSKIVRVLNLWQKNGVFKIEIIQPLLDMAAGTSNAAPVTENVTNNEGSPPPPVKVSSEPSQATTNSIPAVPQLPSSDAFAAVAQLFQTTQGQQLQQILQTFQQPPKPQSPAIDNAVMAQVQAITAQLKTAPTQPPEQKAAFPQPEQKTAFDKKLLDRFDYDDEPEAVEESKKEDAAAAAATAAATAPAAAAAPPAPAAAVPSVAATAASPPQAPFGFPGDGMQQPAYTQHQNMDQFQPRMMAIQQDPVHHQVPLPPNGQMPGFGLLPTPPFPPMAQSVIPPTPPVQQPFQTSFQAQSEPLTQKAHQEMEVEQPCIQEVKRHLSDNRKSRSRSASRSPKRRRSRSGSRSRRSRHRRSRSRSRDRRRHSPRSRSQERRDREKERERRQKGLPQIKPETASVCSTTLWVGQLDKRTTQQDVASLLEEFGPIESINMIPPRGCAYIVMVHRQDAYRALQKLSRGNYKVNQKSIKIAWALNKGIKADYKQYWDVELGVTYIPWDKVKPEELESFCEGGMLDSDTLNPDWKGIPKKHENEVAQNGGAETSHTEPVSPIPKPLPVPVPPIPVPAPITVPPPQVPPHQPGPPVVGALQPPTFTPPLGIPPPGFGPGVPPPPPPPPFLRPGFNPMHLPPGFLPPGPPPPITPPVSIPPPHTPPINIPNLVSGARGNAESGDSVKMYGSAVPPAAPTNLPTPPVTQPVSLLGTQGVAPGPVIGLQAPSTGLLGARPGLIPLQRPPGMPPPHLPRFPLMPPRPMPPHMMHRGPPPGPGGFGMPPPHGMKGPYPPHGPFVRPGGVPGLGGPGPGPGGPEDRDGRQPPPQQPPPAPQPQQQPPTQPPQPPPTQPQPFRNDNRQQFTSGRDQERFGRRSFGNRVENDRERYGNRNDDRENSNRERREWGRRSPERDRHRDLEERNRRSSGHRDRERDSRDRESRREKEENRGKEKPEVTDRAGGNKTVEPPISQVGNVDTVSELDKGESESAVVKPSEELPAEATSSVEPEKDSGSAAEAPR; via the exons ctcTTTTCACTTATGGATATGAAACCTCCCATCTCTCGAGCCAAGATGATTCTCATCACGAAAGCTGCTATTAAAGCTATTAAG ctTTATAAGCATGTAGTTCAAATAGTAGAAAAGTTCATCAAAAAG TGTAAACCAGAATACAAGGTTCCGGGATTATATGTAATCGACTCAATTGTGAGACAGTCTCGTCATCAGTTTGGAACTGATAAAGATGTTTTTGGGCCAAGATTCTCTAAAAACATAACTGCCACATTCCAATATTTGTATCTTTGTCCATCTGAAGAtaag AGTAAAATAGTTCGTGTGCTGAACCTTTGGCAAAAAAATGGAGTATTCAAAATTGAAATTATTCAACCGCTTTTGGACATGGCAGCAGGAACCAGTAATGCCGCCCCAGTAACAGAAAATGTTACTAATAATGAAG gttcaCCTCCACCTCCAGTTAAAGTTTCTTCTGAACCCTCACAAGCCACTACAAACTCCATACCAGCTGTACCACAGTTGCCCAGCTCTGATGCTTTTGCTGCTGTGGCCCAACTGTTTCAGACAACTCAAGGTCAACAG CTTCAGCAGATCCTTCAGACTTTTCAACAGCCTCCAAAACCACAGTCTCCCGCCATTGACAATGCTGTGATGGCTCAGGTTCAGGCTATCACAGCTCAGTTAAAGACAGCTCCTACACAACCACCTGAACAAAAAGCTGCTTTCCCCCAACCTGAACAAAAAACTGCATTTGACAAG AAGCTACTTGATAGATTTGATTATGATGATGAGCCAGAAGCTGTGGAAGAATCAAAGAAAGAAGatgctgccgccgccgctgccacCGCTGCCGCCAcagcacctgctgctgctgctgcgccccctgcacctgctgctgctgtgccTTCTGTTGCTGCAACCGCTGCTTCTCCTCCACAGGCACCCTT TGGATTTCCTGGAGATGGCATGCAGCAACCAGCATATACCCAGCACCAAAACATGGATCAGTTTCAACCTCGAATGATGGCAATACAGCAGGATCCAGTGCACCATCAG gttcCACTTCCTCCTAATGGACAGATGCCAGGATTTGGCCTTCTTCCTACACCTCCATTTCCTCCCATGGCTCAGTCcgtgattcctccaactccaccCGTGCAGCAGCCTTTCCAAACTTCCTTTCAGGCACAAAGTGAACCACTTACACAAAAAGCACATCAG gaaatggaagTAGAACAACCTTGTATTCAAGAGGTTAAGCGGCACCTGTCCGATAACAGAAAGTCAAGATCTAGATCAGCGTCCAG GTCACCAAAAAGGAGACGATCTCGATCTGGTTCTAGATCTCGAAGGTCTCGTCATCGACGTTCTCGATCTCGGTCCAGAGATAGACGCCGACATTCTCCTAGATCTCGATCCCAAGAAAGAAGGGAtcgggaaaaagaaagagagcgcCGACAAAAAGGCCTTCCTCAAATCAAACCAGAAACTGCTAGTG tttgtaGTACTACACTCTGGGTGGGACAGCTGGACAAAAGGACTACTCAGCAGGATGTTGCCAGTCTCTTAGAAGAATTTGGTCCAATTGAATCAATTAAT ATGATTCCTCCCAGAGGTTGTGCCTATATTGTTATGGTTCATAGGCAAGATGCTTACCGTGCCCTGCAGAAACTGAGCCGAGGAAACTATAAAGTGAACCAGAAATCCATAAAG ATTGCCTGGGCCTTAAACAAAGGAATAAAGGCAGATTATAAGCAGTATTGGGATGTAGAACTTGGTGTTACTTATATTCCGTGGGACAAAGTCAAGCCTGAAGAACTGGAGAGTTTTTGTGAAGGAGGAATGTTGGACAGTGATACACTTAATCCAG ATTGGAAGGGAATTCCCAAAAAGCATGAAAATGAAGTTGCTCAAAATGGAGGGGCAGAAACCTCACACACAGAACCAGTTTCACCCATACCTAAGCCTTTACCTGTGCCTGTCCCACCTATTCCTGTTCCTGCACCTATAACAGTACCACCTCCACAG GTCCCACCACATCAGCCGGGACCTCCTGTAGTTGGTGCTCTCCAGCCACCCACTTTCACGCCTCCTTTGGGAATTCCCCCTCCAGGCTTTGGTCCTGgtgttcctcctcctccacctcctccaccatTTTTGCGCCCAGGATTCAACCCAATGCATTTACCACCAG gTTTTCTTCCTCCTGGACCCCCACCTCCTATAACTCCACCAGTATCCATTCCTCCTCCTCACACTCCACCAATAAACATCCCAAACT TGGTGTCTGGGGCTAGAGGAAACGCCGAGTCTGGTGACAGTGTGAAAATGTATGGTTCTGCTGTGCCACCTGCTGCACCCACGAATCTGCCCACCCCTCCTGTAACCCAGCCTGTTTCACTTCTTG GTACTCAAGGAGTTGCACCTGGCCCTGTAATTGGGCTCCAAGCCCCATCCACTGGTCTTCTTGGTGCCCGACCCGGCCTGATCCCACTCCAGCGCCCGCCAGGAATGCCTCCACCTCACCTGCCACGCTTCCCTTTGATGCCGCCTCGTCCCATGCCTCCGCATATGATGCATAGAGGTCCGCCACCAGGCCCCGGGGGCTTCGGGATGCCTCCGCCTCATGGAATGAAAGGTCCCTATCCTCCCCACGGCCCCTTTGTCCGGCCCGGTGGAGTGCCAGGGCTCGggggcccagggccaggcccaggggGTCCCGAGGACAGAGACGGAAGGCAGCCGCCGCCGCAGCAGCCGCCGCCGGCACCGCAGCCGCAGCAACAGCCGCCGACGCAGCCACCGCAGCCGCCGCCGACGCAGCCACAGCCGTTTAGAAACGATAACAGGCAGCAGTTCACTTCAGGTAGAGACCAAGAAAGGTTTGGAAGAAGATCTTTTGGAAATAGGGTGGAAAATGACCGGGAACGGTATGGGAACCGTAATGATGATAGAGAGAATAGTAATCGTGAAAGGAGAGAGTGGGGAAGAAGGAGCCCTGAGCGGGACAGGCACAGAGACTTGGAAGAGAGGAATAGACGCTCTAGTGGGCAtcgagacagagagagagattctaGAGATAGAGAGTCTCgtagagagaaggaggaaaaccGAGGCAAGGAGAAGCCCGAGGTGACAGACAGGGCAGGCGGTAACAAAACCGTTGAACCTCCCATTAGCCAAGTGGGAAATGTAGACACTGTTTCAGAACTTGATAAGGGGGAGTCTGAGTCTGCAGTTGTAAAACCTTCTGAAGAGTTACCTGCTGAGGCTACCTCATCCGTTGAACCTGAAAAGGATTCTGGCTCAGCAGCCGAGGCTCCTCGTTAG